GGAAAAGATCGTGTCGGCGCTGTCGGCGCCCTACCAGGTCGAGGCCTACCGGCTGCATTCGACGCCCAGCGTCGGCATCGGCGTGTTCCCGAACGACGGCACCTCGGTCGATACCCTGCTGCGCAACGTGGACACCGCGATGTACCACGCGAAGGCTGCGGGCCGGAACAACTACCAGTTCTTCGACCAGAGCATGTCGGCCAATGCCAGCGAGCGGCTGGCGCTGCAGGGTAGCCTGCACCACGCGATCGAAACCCGTCAGTTCGTGCTGCACTACCAGCCGCAGATCGAAGTGGCCAGCGGCCGGCTGGTCGGCGTGGAGGCGCTCGTGCGCTGGCAGCACCCGGAGCGCGGACTGGTCCCGCCGAACAGCTTCATACCGATCGCCGAAGAGAGCGACCTCATCATCAAGCTCGGCGAATGGATCCTGCAGGAAGCCTGCTGGCAGCTGAGCCGCTGGAAGGACCAGGGCCTGAAACTGCGCGTGTCGGTCAATCTGTCGGCACGCCAGCTGCGCTCGAAGAACCTGCTGCACCTGGTCGAGGACACGCTGATCCGGCACGACCTGCGCCCGGGCGATCTCGAACTGGAAATCACCGAAAGTGTGGCCATGGACAACCCTGACGCCACCCTTCGCATGCTCGGCCAGTTGCGCGAGCTGGGCGTCGAACTGGCGATCGACGATTTCGGAACCGGCTATTCATCGTTGAGCCATCTGAAACTGATGCCGCTGCAGCGACTGAAGATCGACCGCTCGTTCGTGAAGGACATCGAAAGCGATCCGGACGACGCGGCCATCTGCGCAGCGACGATCAGCCTGGCGCAGAATCTCGGCCTCAGCGTGGTCGCGGAAGGCGTTGAAACGGACGCCCAGCTCGCCTTCCTCGGCAATCTGGGCTGCGAATGCGTGCAGGGCTACCTGTTCAGCAAGCCGCTGCCAGCAGCCGAATTCGAGGTCTGGGCCGCGCAGCGCGCAGCCGCTCAGTCGTCGCTGGCGTCCTGATCGGGAAACAGCACGGCGGTAAAGCCGAACCGGCTGAAGTCATGTACCCGCATCGGGTACAGCACGCCATCGAGATGGTCGCACTCGTGCTGCACCACCCGGGCGTGAAAGCCATCGACCTCGCGCTCGATCAAGGTGCCCTGCGGATCGAAGCCGCTGTAGCGCAGCCTGGCATGACGCGCGACGACGCCGCGCAGGCCGGGCACCGACAGGCAGCCTTCCCAGCCCTCTTCCATATCCTTGCCGAGCGGCGTCAGCTCCGGATTGACCAGCACGGTGAATGGCACGACCGGTGCCTCCGGATAGCGCACCGACGGCGAGCCGCCGAACACGACGACGCGCAGGTCGACACCGATCTGCGGCGCCGCAAGCCCGGCGCCGTCGGCCGCTTCCATGGTGTCGATCAGGTCCTGCACCAACGCATCGAGTTCCGGGCAGTTGAAGCGGCTGACCGGCTGCGCTACGCGCAGCAGGCGCGGATCACCCATGCGCAGGATGTCGCGGATCATGCGCACTCCCCGTTCGCGCACAGGGCTTCCAGCAGGCGGCGAACGCGCGTCATCGCCTCCTGCAGCATGTCCTCGATGGCCGACATTTCAATGCCGTGCAGCGAATCGCCGCGACCCGCTGCGTGATTCACCACGACATTGATCGCCGCGTAGGCCAGACCGGCCTCACGCGCCAGCGCCGCTTCGGGCATGCCGGTCATGCCGACGACGTGCGCACCGTCGCCCTCCAGCCGGTTGATTTCCGCCGCTGTCTCCAGCCGCGGCCCCTGGGTTGCGGCATAGACGGCACCATCGACGACCTGCTCGCCGGCCCGCGCGGCGGCGTCGAGCAGCGCCTGGCGCAGGGCGGCGTCGTACGGCTCGGTGAAATCGATGTGCTTCACCTGGCCATCGTGGCCATCGAAGAAGGTGCTGTGACGGCCCCAGGTGTAGTCGATGATCTGGTCCGGCACGACCAGCGTGCCCGGCCCGAGGTCCTCACGTATGCCGCCGACCGAGGCGACCGACACGATGCGTGTCACGCCGACGCTGCGCAGCGCCGAAATGTTGGCGCGGTAATTCACGCGGTGCGGCGCAATGGTGTGACCGTAGCCGTGGCGTGCAATGAACACCAGATCGCGCCCGGCCAGCCGGCCGAAGGTCAGCGGGCCGGAGGGCTCGCCATAGGGCGTACGCACCACTTCGCGACGGGTGACATCAAGATTGGCCAGCTGCGTCAGACCGCTGCCGCCGATGATCGCCAGCATGAATGCACTCCTTTGTCCCGGGTCACGCAGTCTATCAGGCGGAAAAAGGCCCGGCTTTCACCGGGCGAGTGAGTGCGGCAAGACGCCTTACGCGAGTGCGGTCTGACGACGGCGGACAAGCATCCCACCGAGCAGCAGCAGACCGGCGATGAACATCACGCTGCTGTCTGCCTCGGGTACAGGCGCATAGATATAGGCGGCTGATGTGGCGCTGAGGACGAACGATTTCTCGTCATCGCTCGCGTTGGCGACCGCAAGCACCAGCCGGCCCTGCCGGACACCGTTGTCGGCCGGAATCGAGCTGCCGGCCTGCACCAGCGCCTGGAAGCTTTCGCCATTGGCAAAGCCGAACAGCGATGCATAGGTGTTCACGAATGAGGTCATCGGATTGAGCCCGGTCGTGTCGACCGCAAGCCGATAGTCGACCGAGAACAGCACCAGGGTCTGCGCGCCGAGCATGAAGTCGATCGTCCGCTGGGTTTCGGCGCCGGCAGCAGTCGTGCCATCGACGCCCGCCCACAGCAACTCCTGCGGATTGACGTCGAAACTGCCGGCTTTCGCCGGCACCTCGGCACCGGCGATCGTGGCCGTCGCCCCGGTCAATGATGCCGACAGGTCGCTCGTCCAGTCATCGCTGTCCAACGCGAACTGTTGTGCGCCATTGAACAGATTGACATGGGCACCACTCCAGAAATCGCTGCCGGGCATAAAGACCGGCACGACGTCGGCCAGCGCAATCACGCGCGTGTCGAAGCTGAACCATTCCAGCGTCGCGCTTGCCGATGCGGCGTGCGCCGTTCCCGCCGACGCCAACCCGAGAGCGATCACTGCCGTTGCGCATGTCCTTTTGAGCCTGAAACTCATTGCCTACCCTTTCAACCAGAAATGCAGGCCGCGCGGACGCGCGCGCCTGTTGCGGCGACGACTTCACCTCGGCGAGGACGCACGCTGACGCTGCTGCAGCGCAGAAAGGGAAGCGTGCTATGCAGATTCACACGGCCATCCGTAGGTAGGGTGCTCACCTCCGGCGCCCTTCCCGCCTGCGCGACGTCGCTGCGTGTGCCAACGCGCACACACCAATCGTGAAGCGGACAAGCAGGCAGCAATAAGCGTGCCCCCGACACGGCGAGGCGCACTGCGGGCAGATGACTCCCACCTGGCCATCCAGATGTAATGAAATCCGACAGCTGCGAGGCCCGTGAATGTCGCACCTGCAGGTCGGACAGGGAAAGGACGCCCGGTCAGACACGGTGGGACACCGGAAAAGGCTTGTGTGCTGTGCTATACTTGCGTGTTTTTCTTATTGCGCTGCACCATTCCTATGTCCCGCTCCATACGCAACATCGCCATCATCGCGCACGTCGATCATGGCAAGACCACGCTGGTCGACCAGCTGCTGCGCCAGTCCGGCACCTTCGCATCGCACCAGCAGGTTTCGGAGCGGGTGATGGATTCAAACGATCTCGAAAAGGAACGTGGCATCACGATCCTGTCGAAGAATTGCGCGATCGAGTTCGAAGGCACCCACATCAATATCGTTGACACCCCGGGCCACGCCGATTTCGGCGGCGAGGTCGAGCGTGTGCTGTCGATGGTCGATGGCGTGCTGCTGCTGGTCGATGCCGTCGAAGGCCCGATGCCGCAGACGCGCTTCGTGACCCGCAAGGCGCTCGCGCTCGGTCTCAAGCCCATCGTCGTGGTGAACAAGATCGACCGCCCGGGCGCCCGCCCGGACTGGGTGATCAACCACACCTTCGACCTGTTCGACAAACTGGGCGCAACCGAAGAGCAGCTCGACTTTCCGGTCGTGTTCGCGTCGGCGCTGAATGGCTTTGCGATGCTCGATTCGAGCACGCCGGGCACCAATATGCGTCCGCTGTTCCAGGCCATCCTCGACAACGTGCCGCAGCCGGAAGTCAATGAAGACGGCCCGCTGCAGCTGCAGGTCTGTTCGCTCGACTACTCGACCTACATCGGCCAGCTCGGCATCGGCCGCATCACGCGCGGCCGCATCAAGCCGAACCAGGAAGTCGCCGTGTATTACGGCGACGAGCTGCGCGGCAAGGCCAAGGTCGGCCAGGTGCTGACCTTCAAGGGTCTGGAGCGCACGCAGGCCGAATCGGCCAGCGCCGGCGACATCGTGCTGGTATCGGGCATCGACCAGGTGAATATCGGCGTCACGATCTGCGACCCGGAATCGCCGGCCCCGCTGAAGCCGATCGCGGTCGACGAGCCGACGCTGACGATGAATTTCATGGTGAACGCGTCGCCGCAGGCCGGTCGTGAAGGCAAGTACGTCACCAGCCGCCAGATCCGCGAGCGGCTGGAAAAGGAACTGCTGAAGAACGTCGCGCTGCGTGTTGAATACACCGAGGATTCGGACGTATTCCTCGTGTCGGGTCGCGGCGAACTGCATCTGACCATCCTGCTGGAAACGATGCGCCGCGAAGGCTACGAACTGGCAGTGGGTCGCCCGCGCGTGGTGTTCAAGGAGATCGACGGCGTCAAGAGCGAGCCGTACGAACTGCTGACCGTCGACGTCGAAGAAACGCACCAGGGCGGTGTGATGGAAGAACTGGGTCGGCGCCGCGGCGAACTGCAGGACATGCAGCCGGACGGCAAGGGCCGGGTGCGCATCGAGTACCGCATTCCGGCGCGCGGCCTGATCGGCTTCCAGGGCGAATTCCTGAACCTGACCCGCGGCACCGGTGTGGCCAGCCACGTGTTCGACGACTACGGCCCGGTCGCCGGCGCCATGTCGGAGCGGCGTAACGGTGTGCTGATTTCGCAGAACGACGGCGAAGCCGTGGCGTACGCGCTGTGGAACCTGCAGGACCGCGGCCGCATGTTCGTCAGTCCCGGCGACGTGCTGTATGAAGGCATGATCATCGGCATCCATTCGCGCGACAACGACCTGGTGGTGAACCCGATCAAGGGCAAGCAGCTGACCAACGTGCGCGCATCGGGTACCGACGAAGCCGTGCGCCTGGTACCGCCGATCTCGCTGACGCTGGAATCAGCGATCGAATTCATCGCCGACGACGAACTGGTCGAAATCACGCCGAAGAACATCCGCCTGCGCAAGCGCCACCTGAAGGAACACGAGCGCAAGCGCGCCTCGCGCGACGACGCCTGATATTTCAAGGCATGCAATGAAAAAAGGAGCGCTCAGGCGCTCCTTTTTTTGTCCATCGCGCACCCGGCGGGCGCGGTCACTGCGGGCCGCTGCACACCGGTTTCGGTTCGGCACACAGACGCGCGTACGCCGCCTGCAGCACCCGCGCATCATTGCTGGCACGGTGCCGCGTGGTACGCAGTTCGTCGCTGACTTCCTTCTTCACCTCGTGCCAGCGCGCCGCCTGTGACTCGCTCAGCAGTTCGCGCAGGCTGCGCAGGTGAAAGCGCGGCACCCTGCCCGCTTCATCGTACAGGCGCGAAATCCACGCGTAGTCATTGCCCCAGGCGTCGCTGAACACATCCTTGCCACGCAGCGCCTCGTCGAGACGGCAGACGACATCTTCTATCGGCAGACCGTGCTGCATGAGCACTTCGCGCGTGATGTGATGAACCGCCTCGGCGCTCTGGTCCCAGTGCCGCCAGTCGGCCGGCGGGCGAACCAGGCAGCAGATCGTGCGGCCATCCGGCAGGATGCAGCCGACCTCGATCGGGTAGCTGCCGGCGCCGAAGCCGGACGCTTCGACGTCAAGAAACACCGGCAGCGCTTCGGCCATCGCCTACTCCCTGAGTGCGTAAATGGCCGGGAGGTTGCGCCAGGCACCGCGCACGTCCATGCCGTATCCGAAAACATAGCGATCCGGCAGTTCGAGTCCGGTGAAGTCGGCCTTGATCGGCTTGGACCGCCCGATCATTTTGTCGGAAAACACGGCGGTCAGGCAGCGTTGCGCTCCGGCGTCGAGCAGGTGGCGGCGTATCGCGGCCAGCGTGATGCCCTCGTCGAGGATGTCGTCCAGAACCAGCACGGTGCGTCCGGCGACCGGGATGCGCGGTTCGCTGATCCAGCGCAGCGCGCCGCCCTGCGTGGCATCGCCATAGCGCGTGACATGCACATAATCGAAATCGAGCGGAAAGGCGAGTTGCGGCAGCAGGTTGCCGGCGAACACCACGGCGCCGCCCATGACCGACAGCACAAGCGGATAGCTGTCGCCCAGTGCTGCCGTGATTTCACCCGCCAGACGGGCGACTGCGGCGTCGACCTGCGTCGCGTCGCAGATCAGCTCGGCGCCGTCGAGCAGCGCCTGGGCATCGGCGAGACGGCTCACGCAGCGTCGGCGGCTGCAGCGTGCTGCGCGTCCAGCCAGGCCGAGAACGCGGCGCCGACTTCCGGATGCTTGCGCGCCAGTTCGACCGTGGCCTGCAGATAACCGAGCTTGGAGCCGCAGTCGTAACGCTTCCCCTTGAACGGATAGGCCAGCACGGCTTCCTCGCCCAGCAGCGCGGCGATCGCGTCGGTCAGCTGCAGTTCGCCGCCGGCACCCGGCGTCAGGGCGCGCAGGTGATCAAAAATGCTCGGCGTCAGGATGTAGCGACCCACCACGGCCAGTGTCGACGGGGCGACTTCCGGCTGCGGCTTCTCGACGATGCCGGTCACGCCATACAGCCCGCCGACGTCGGCATCCGTGCTGACGATGCCGTAGCTCGCGGTCTGGCTGCGCGGCACCTGCTGCACGCCAAGGATGGAGCGGCCGAAGCGATCGAAAATGTCGGTCATCTGCTTCAGGATCGGCGGCTCGCCATCGATCAGATCGTCGGCAAGCAGCACTGCGAAGGGCTCGTCATTGACCACCGGTGCGGCGCACAGCACGGCATGGCCCAGACCAAGCGGTTCCGACTGGCGGATGTAGATGCAATTGACGTGCTTGGGCACCGTGTTGCACAGCGCCAGCAATGCGGTCTTCTGCTTCATTTCGAGCTCGTGTTCCAGCTCGTAGGCCTTGTCGAAGTGGTCGGCGATCGAACGCTTGGTGCGGCCGGTGATGAAGATCAGGTCGGTACACCCGGCGGCCACCGCCTCTTCCACCGCGTACTGGATCAGCGGCTTGTCGACCACCGGCAGCATTTCCTTCGGATTCGCCTTGGTTGCAGGCAGGAAACGGCTGCCGAGGCCTGCCACCGGAAATACCGCTTTGCGTACTGATTTCATCTACTTATGACTCCCTGTTGCCGAGCAGCGACAGCAGCCCGGATTCATCGAGGATGGTAATACCCAGTTCTTGCGCTTTTGTGAGTTTGGAGCCGGCATCCGTGCCGGCCACCACAAAGTCCGTCTTTTTCGATACCGAACCGGCCACTTTCGCCCCGGCCGCCTCGAGCATATCCTTCGCCTCGTCGCGCGACAGCGTCGGCAGCGTGCCGGTCAGCACCACGGTCTTGCCGACCAGCGGGCCGCTGGCCACCTGCATTTCGCCCTCTTCCCACACGATGCCGCAGGCCCGCAGCTGTTCGACCACTTCGCGGTTGTGCGGCTGCGCGAAAAAGCGGTGGATGCTCGCCGCGACCACCGGCCCGACGTCCGGCACCTGCGCCAGTTCGGCTTCGCTGGCATCCATGATGCGGTCCATACTGCCCAGATGACGCGCCAGATCCTTCGCCGTCGCCTCGCCGACATGGCGGATGCCGAGCGCGAACAGGAAGCGGCCGAGCGTCGTCGTCTTCGACTTTTCCAGCGCGGCCACCAGATTTTCGGCCGACTTGTCCGCCATGCGGTCCAGTTCGGCCAGCTTCAGCACACCCAGCCGGTACAGGTCGGGCAGGCTGCGGATCAGGCCGCCGTCGACCAGCTGTTCGACCAGCTTGTCGCCCAACCCCTCGACATCCATCGCCCGCCGGCCGGCGAAATGCAGCAGGGCCTGCTTGCGCTGCGCTGCGCAGTACAGACCTCCGGTGCAGCGGTGATCGATTTCGCCTTCTTCGCGCACCACGTCGGAGCCGCACACCGGGCAGTTCATCGGCATGGAGAATGCCCGCGCGTGCGGCGGCCGTCTGTCCGACAACACCGACACGACTTCGGGAATCACGTCGCCGGCACGGCGCACGACGACGGTATCGCCGACATGAACGTCCTTGCGGCGTATTTCCGATTCGTTGTGCAGCGTGGCATTGGTGACCGTCACGCCGCCGACGAACACCGGCGCCAGCCGCGCCACCGGCGTCAGCTTGCCGGTGCGGCCGACCTGCACCTCGATGTCCTGCACCGTGGTCAGCGCTTCCTGCGCCGGGTATTTGTGCGCCACCGCCCAGCGCGGCTCGCGCGTGACGAAGCCGAGCTTCTGCTGCAGCGCCAGGCTGTTCACCTTGTATACAACACCGTCGATGTCGAACGGCAGACCCGGTCGCGCCTCGGCGATGCGCGCGTGAAAGGCGGCCAGCGCCTCGGCGCCGCTGCAGACCGCGCGGTGTTCGCACACCGGCAGGCCGAAGGCGGCGAGCGCGTCGAGCACGCCGGCATGGGTGGCCGGCACCGTCCAGCCCTGCACCTCGCCGAGGCCATAGGCGAAGAACGACAGCGGTCGCCGCGCCGCGATGGCCGGGTCGAGCTGACGGATGCTGCCCGCTGCGGCATTGCGCGGATTGACCAGCGTCTTCTCGCCCGCCGCGTCGGCGCGCAGGTTGAAGGCATCGAATCGGTCGCGCCGCATGTAGACCTCGCCGCGCACTTCAAGCACCTCGGGCAAGCCGGGCGCGTCGAACAGCGAAGGCCGCTGTGAAGGCGGAGGTGAGGGCAACTGCGGCACCAGGGTCAGCGGTACCTCGTGAATGGTGCGTACGTTCTGCGTCACGTCCTCACCGGTTTCACCGTCGCCGCGCGTGGCGGCCAGCACCAGCACGCCGCGCTCGTAGCGCAGATTGATCGCCAGACCATCGAATTTCAGTTCGGCTGCGTACTCGACCGGCGGCTGCGTGTCGTCCAGCTTCAGTTCGCGCCGCACGCGCGCGTCGAAATTCAGCGCGCCGGTCGATTCGGTGTCGGTTTCGGTGCGGATGGACAGCATCGGCACGACATGGCGCACCGGTGCGAAGGCCGGCAGCGGCTTGCCGCCGACGCGCTGCGTCGGTGAATCGGGCGTGCGCAACGCCGGGTGTTCGGCTTCCAGCGCCTGCAATTCACGGAACAGCCGGTCGTACTCGGCGTCGGGAATCTCCGGTGCATCCAGCTCGTAATACAGGCGGTCGTGCCGGGCGATCTGCGCGCGCAGCGCGGCGGCGCGCTCGGTGGCCGATTCGACAGACGGCATCAGCTGAACAGCCGGCTCGCCGATTCGCTGCCCGGCTTGATGCCGAACTGGGTCATGCGGCCCTGGAATTCGGCCACCTTGCCGCGGATCAGCGCGAGCGAGGCCGGCGACAGCGGCTGCCGGTTGTCGTCCACCACCTTGGCGCCCAGGGTGTGCGCGAACTGTTCGGCCACCATGACCATGCGGTCGAACTGGCGCGCGCCGTCGGCCACGGTCGGCACGTCGAGCAGCAGCGTGACGCCCTGGGTCTGCAGCGCCTTCATCGTGTCGGCCGAAAACTGTTCGGCATCGAGGCTGCACAGCGTGTAGAGCGTGTTGCCGACATCATCTCGCGCATGGAACTGGCCACCGCTCAGCGTGAAGCCCTGCGCCTCGGCCAGACCGCGCAGCTTGGTGCCGGAAATCAGCGACTCGCCGGCCACCAGATTGAGGCCGATCTGCACGTCGACCGACGCGGCGAAACTGTCCAGCTCACGCGCCCGGCCGAGCAGCTCGCGCACATCCGGAAAATGCACCACCGCCAGAAAGCGGTCGGCCACGCCCTGCAGCGCATGGGCCAGTGCCGACACCGACGCGTCCGACAGCGCACCGCGCCGGTCGGCCAGTTGCACCGCCAGTTCGACCTTCGACAGCGCGCCCGCGGTCTGCGCGGTCAGCGGCAACCAGCGGCCCGCGTGCTCGTCGCGGCCGCGCAGGCGCATGGTCACGGCGAGCGTCTGGGTGAGGTCATTCCAGGTGCGCTGGAATTCGGTCGCGGCCACCGGCGCCTCGAATTCGATCGTGATCAGCTCTTCCACCTGCCGATCGGCCCAGCCGTCGGCCATCGGCTCGGCCGGGGCAGCCGTCGGAACATCGGTCGGGACATCCACGGCCCACTGCGCCACCGTGCGGTCGGCGTCCGGCATCAGCGGCTCGGTGATGTCGGTCACCGGATCGTCTGCCAGCATCGGCGCCTGCGCCTCGCGGCGCACCGGCTGCGTGGCCGACGGATCGGACATCGGCGCGGCATCGTCGCTCAGGTCGAAATCAAGCGTGGGTTCGACGCGCCGCGGCGGCGCATCCGGCGGGTCGATCAGCACGTCGGCATGGGCTTCGCCCAGTGCACGTTCGGCGGTCTGGCGGTGGCGCTTTTCCTGCCACATGTTGTAGCCGACCACTGCCCCGATGCCCGCCACGCCCAGTGCGATCAATCCGATCTGCAGTTCAGTCAGTTGCATTGTTGACCTTCCTCTTTATGTTTTTTCAGACGCTGAGCGCTTCATCGCGCAGCTTCAGCGCCTGTTCCATGTCGACCTCGACCACGCGCGAACACCCGCGCTCCTGCATCGTGACGCCCACCAGTTGTTGCGCCATTTCCATCGTGATCTTGTTGTGGCTGATGAACACGAACTGCGTGGCCGCCGACATGCGCTTGACCATTTCGCAGAAGCGTTCGGTGTTGGTGTCGTCGAGCGGCGCATCGACCTCGTCCAGCATGCAGAACGGCGCCGGATTGAGCTGGAACAGCGCGAACACCAGCGCGGTCGCGGTCAGCGCCTTTTCACCTCCCGACAGCAGCTGGATCGACGCATTGCGCTTGCCCGGCGGCTGTGCGAACACCTGCAGCCCGGCGTCCAGAATTTCATCGCCGGTCATCACCAGCCGCGCCTCGCCACCGCCGAACAGCTCCGGGAAGATGCGGCCGAACTCGGTATTCACGCGATCATACGTGTCCTTGAGCAGGGCACGGGTTTCGCGGTCCATGCTGCGGATGGCATCTTCCAGCGTGCCGATGGCCTCGCGCAGGTCGGCCGACTGCATGTCCAGATAGCCCTTGCGCTCCGCCGCCTGGGTCAGTTCTTCCAGCGCCGCCAGATTCACCGCGCCCAGCGCCGCGATGTCGCGGTTCAGGCGGGCGATTTCACCATTCAGACTGCCTTCGCGCACGTTTTCGCGTTCGCCTTCGGCGACCAGCGCATCGAGCCGGCCTTCCGGCAGCGTGATTTCGGCCAGCCGCTGCGCGAACTGTTCGGCGTTCAGCGCCGCCGCCTGCTGCTTCAGCCGGCACTCGGCCAGACGTTCGCGCGCCGGCGCCAGCCGCTGTTCGCTCTGCGCGCGCTGCGCATCGAGGTCGCGCAGTTGCGCCGCCAGCCCTTCCTGCGCGTCGCGGCAGGTGGCCAGCACCTGTTCGCGTGCGCGGCGCGCGTCCAGCGTCTGCTGCAGCGTGGCGTCGATGCTGTGCTCGTCGATCTGCGCGAATTCGTCGCGCCGCAGCGCGCATTCGAGCTCGGCGTTTTCGAGCTGGATGCGCGCGACCGACAGGTTGTTCGCCAGATCGGTCAGCCGGCTGGCGCATTCGCGCTGAGAAAAGCCGGCTTCCTGCACTTCGCGCGCCGCCGCCTGATCGGCAAAGCGCGCCTCGCGCAGCGTACCGTCGGCGCTCTTGTGCGCCTCCAGCGCGGCGTCGAGCCGGTTGCGCTGCACGTCGATCAGTTCGCGTGCGCGCTCGATCTCGATTTCGGCGCGCGCCAGATGCGCCTGTTCGGTCTGCTCCGCCTGATCCACTTCGGCGCGGTCGCGTTCCAGTGCGGCGCGCTGCTCGTCGAAGCGCGACACCGCCTGTCCGAGCTTGATCTGTTCGACCTGCGCGCTGTGCGCCGCCTGGGTCAGCGACTGCTGCTCGCGCCGCGCCGCTGCCTGTTCTTCGTGTGCCGCGGCCAGCGCCGCCTCGGCTTCGCGCAGCGCCTCGCGCGCCTCGGCCAGCGCGGCGTCGGCCCTGTCGATGTCGCGGCCCAGTTGTTCGATGTCGCGCGCGCGCTCGAGCACGCCGTGCGTGCGCGCGTCCGGCGCGTACAGCGTGAGCGACGCACCCTGGGCGACGCGGCCCTGGCGGTCGACCTGTGCCGCACCGCCTGGTGCTGAACTGACCTGCGCCGGCAGCGCCAGCACCTCGACGGCCGCCACCGGCCCGAGCCACAGATCGAGCAGCGCGTCCCAGCGCGCGTCGAGCGTCTGCACGCGGTGGCGCAGGCTGTCGGCCGCCAGCGGCGTGCGCGGGTCGGCGCCCGGCAGCGCAAGGGTCAGCGTCTGCGGTGCGGCGCCGGCCGCAGCGGCGGCAGCCAGCGTATCGGGCGAGACGGCGTCGAGCGCGCCCAGGCGCTCGCGCAGCACGGCTTCGACCGCCAGCTCCCAGCCGGCATCGACCTTGATGGCCTGCCACAGCGGCTGCGCGTCCTGCAGGCCGAGCGCCGCCAGCCAGGGCGCGAGCTTGCCGTCGCTCTGCGTCTTGCGCTGCAGCTCGACCAGCGCGTCGCGCCGGGCGCGGGTTTCGGTCAACGTGCGGGTGGTGGCGCGTTCGGCGTCCTGTGCGTTGCGCACCGCACCCTGCAGCTGCGGCACGGCGATCTGCGCCGCCTGCATGCGCTGCTGCGCGGCATCGACCGCCGACTGCAACTCTTCGAGCCGCGCCTGCGCCAGCGACAGCGCCGCGCGGTCCGGCTCGATCAGTTGCGCGGCGTCGTGCGCGATGCGCTCGCGCCGACCGGCCAGCGAATGCAGCATGCGGCCGGCGTTCGCGCGATGGGTTTCTTCCACCTTGAGCTGCTGTTCGACCGCTGCCAGATCGCGTCGCGCCTCGGTCGCCTGCTGCTCCGCCTCCCGGAACGCGGCTTCGGCTTCCGGCAGCAGCGCGCGTGTCGTGTCGTGCCGCGCCTCGGCCTGTTCGATGCGGTGGGCGGCGTGCTCGGCCAGCGTGGTCCAGCGCGCGGTGTCGCTTTCGATGCTTTCGATGCGCGCGCGCCAGTTCGCCACCTCGCCGTCAAGGTGCGCGATGCGCGCCGCGAGCTTCTGGCGGTTTTCCGCCGCACGACGCAGATCGTCTTCCAGCCGGCTGGCTTCCGCGTTGGCGGTCAGCAGTTCGGCCTGCGCCGCATGCACCGCCTCGGAACTGGCGAAATGT
The sequence above is a segment of the Methyloversatilis sp. RAC08 genome. Coding sequences within it:
- the def gene encoding peptide deformylase is translated as MIRDILRMGDPRLLRVAQPVSRFNCPELDALVQDLIDTMEAADGAGLAAPQIGVDLRVVVFGGSPSVRYPEAPVVPFTVLVNPELTPLGKDMEEGWEGCLSVPGLRGVVARHARLRYSGFDPQGTLIEREVDGFHARVVQHECDHLDGVLYPMRVHDFSRFGFTAVLFPDQDASDD
- a CDS encoding S-methyl-5'-thioinosine phosphorylase produces the protein MLAIIGGSGLTQLANLDVTRREVVRTPYGEPSGPLTFGRLAGRDLVFIARHGYGHTIAPHRVNYRANISALRSVGVTRIVSVASVGGIREDLGPGTLVVPDQIIDYTWGRHSTFFDGHDGQVKHIDFTEPYDAALRQALLDAAARAGEQVVDGAVYAATQGPRLETAAEINRLEGDGAHVVGMTGMPEAALAREAGLAYAAINVVVNHAAGRGDSLHGIEMSAIEDMLQEAMTRVRRLLEALCANGECA
- the typA gene encoding translational GTPase TypA codes for the protein MSRSIRNIAIIAHVDHGKTTLVDQLLRQSGTFASHQQVSERVMDSNDLEKERGITILSKNCAIEFEGTHINIVDTPGHADFGGEVERVLSMVDGVLLLVDAVEGPMPQTRFVTRKALALGLKPIVVVNKIDRPGARPDWVINHTFDLFDKLGATEEQLDFPVVFASALNGFAMLDSSTPGTNMRPLFQAILDNVPQPEVNEDGPLQLQVCSLDYSTYIGQLGIGRITRGRIKPNQEVAVYYGDELRGKAKVGQVLTFKGLERTQAESASAGDIVLVSGIDQVNIGVTICDPESPAPLKPIAVDEPTLTMNFMVNASPQAGREGKYVTSRQIRERLEKELLKNVALRVEYTEDSDVFLVSGRGELHLTILLETMRREGYELAVGRPRVVFKEIDGVKSEPYELLTVDVEETHQGGVMEELGRRRGELQDMQPDGKGRVRIEYRIPARGLIGFQGEFLNLTRGTGVASHVFDDYGPVAGAMSERRNGVLISQNDGEAVAYALWNLQDRGRMFVSPGDVLYEGMIIGIHSRDNDLVVNPIKGKQLTNVRASGTDEAVRLVPPISLTLESAIEFIADDELVEITPKNIRLRKRHLKEHERKRASRDDA
- a CDS encoding 3'-5' exonuclease; amino-acid sequence: MAEALPVFLDVEASGFGAGSYPIEVGCILPDGRTICCLVRPPADWRHWDQSAEAVHHITREVLMQHGLPIEDVVCRLDEALRGKDVFSDAWGNDYAWISRLYDEAGRVPRFHLRSLRELLSESQAARWHEVKKEVSDELRTTRHRASNDARVLQAAYARLCAEPKPVCSGPQ
- a CDS encoding hypoxanthine-guanine phosphoribosyltransferase, translated to MSRLADAQALLDGAELICDATQVDAAVARLAGEITAALGDSYPLVLSVMGGAVVFAGNLLPQLAFPLDFDYVHVTRYGDATQGGALRWISEPRIPVAGRTVLVLDDILDEGITLAAIRRHLLDAGAQRCLTAVFSDKMIGRSKPIKADFTGLELPDRYVFGYGMDVRGAWRNLPAIYALRE
- the galU gene encoding UTP--glucose-1-phosphate uridylyltransferase GalU, producing MKSVRKAVFPVAGLGSRFLPATKANPKEMLPVVDKPLIQYAVEEAVAAGCTDLIFITGRTKRSIADHFDKAYELEHELEMKQKTALLALCNTVPKHVNCIYIRQSEPLGLGHAVLCAAPVVNDEPFAVLLADDLIDGEPPILKQMTDIFDRFGRSILGVQQVPRSQTASYGIVSTDADVGGLYGVTGIVEKPQPEVAPSTLAVVGRYILTPSIFDHLRALTPGAGGELQLTDAIAALLGEEAVLAYPFKGKRYDCGSKLGYLQATVELARKHPEVGAAFSAWLDAQHAAAADAA